TAATCTCCTCGCCCACTATACGAGACTTGGGAAGCATTGGAAACGCTATATTTTCTAGAACTGTAAACTGTGGAAATTCTCTTAATATTTGATATGTTCGCGAAATGCCTAACATCACTCTTTTGTATGTAGGATGGTGAGTAATGTTTTCTCCATTATAAAAGATTTGTCCTTTATCTGGGCGTATTTCTCCCATAATCATATTGAAAACCGTAGTCTTTCCAGCTCCATTTGGCCCTATCAAACCATGGATAATTCCCTTTTCAATATTCATACTGAAGTCATTTACGGCTTTAAGACCGCCAAACTTTTTTGAAATTTCTTTAACATCAAGGGTTATCTCCAAATGCTAATTTCCCTCCTAAGCTCTTGTTAATAACTTTTTAATTGTACCGTAGAGTCCTGAAGGTTTTAAAGTATAAATTAATATTCCGATAATTCCATATATAATAAATCTTGTAGGAGTATGAGGTATTATTGTTCTGAGTCCTTCTGAAAGGAAGAGAAGAATATAGGCGCCTATCATTGGACCTGTAATAGTGCCAATTCCTCCTATTATAGTTGCAACAATTATGTTGACAATAACTGATACCCCAAAAACACTTTCAGGCGATAGCGATCCGAGATAGTGAATGTAGAATACTCCTCCAACACTTAATGTTATTAAGCTTAAAGAAAAGGCAAGGAATTTATATTTGTTAGCGTTTATTCCTGAAGCGTTTACAAGATCTTCATTCATATATATTGCCTTAAGTATTTTCCCTATGTGGGATTCTCCTATAAGAGATAGCATGATTCCCGTTACCATCATTAAAACTAAGCTTAAGTAAAGATTTGGAAGCTCACCTCTCATAACCTGTGGAAAACCAAATAATCCTCTTGTCCCTCCTGTTATGGGAGATGTTATTATTATTCCATCTAATGCAAGTATAAATGCAAGCGAGAAGAGACAGAAGTAATTGCCTCTAAGTTTTAAACTAGGTAAAAATATTAAAAATCCTATACTTGTTGCTACTATTATACCTATGGGCATAGTTATGTATATTGGCCATGAAAGCCCGAAACCCTCAAGGAATCCCCCTCGAGCAAAACCTGTGTAACTACAGAGAACCGACATGTAAGCAGCAAGACCAATAATGCCATGTGGAGCAAAGAAAATATAGCCAGTATATCCAGCTATGAGGTCCCAAGCCATAGCAAACATTGCAAAATAA
This window of the Candidatus Bathyarchaeota archaeon genome carries:
- a CDS encoding branched-chain amino acid ABC transporter permease — protein: MDLRVINKIKFWLIATAVLAIIGQFLPTRIIRILIMASYFAMFAMAWDLIAGYTGYIFFAPHGIIGLAAYMSVLCSYTGFARGGFLEGFGLSWPIYITMPIGIIVATSIGFLIFLPSLKLRGNYFCLFSLAFILALDGIIITSPITGGTRGLFGFPQVMRGELPNLYLSLVLMMVTGIMLSLIGESHIGKILKAIYMNEDLVNASGINANKYKFLAFSLSLITLSVGGVFYIHYLGSLSPESVFGVSVIVNIIVATIIGGIGTITGPMIGAYILLFLSEGLRTIIPHTPTRFIIYGIIGILIYTLKPSGLYGTIKKLLTRA